The DNA sequence ATTGTATGGACATAAAATACACAAATTATACTACTAGGATTTCGTTCTAAAGGTTCCTTTTATAAACGTTAATTTGTTTTCGCAAATAAAATGGGAGATGAAATTTATGATCCCAACACTGGTAATTGTGCCATTTCATGTTTTATTTGAATCGGATCAGAAATATAGAGTCCTCAGCAGTACAACCTCAAGCTCAAATTGGAATAGAAGAAGATAATGGCCCTCAAGAGCATCAAGGACAATGTCGTTGCAAGCTAACAAAGTGCTTAAAAATGTGAGTTAACTTCTATATGGAGCTCTCTGATTCAAATGATCACAAATTTGTTGTTtacttcttttaattttatttgtcaGACACTCGGACCATAAATCTTGAGTTTGGCATATTTTAACGAATCTTTTGAGTTTAATATGAAAGAGAAATATTTGACCGTGAACATATTAAAGGCTAATGATGTGGAATATAAACAAGATTATTATTTTAGACAGACTTTAAAGTCTTTGAAGTAGAAATCGTATTTCTTGTATATATTGATAAATTAATTTAGTCTCTACCTCAGAGCCTTGAATGGTATGGCTTACTAAAGCTACTAGATTTGATTACTTTCATGACGATGATCTACAAATTGTCAGGTACTGTGAATGCTTCGCTTCTGGATTCTACTGCAATGGGTGCAATTGTATTGATTGTCACAATAACATCAAAAATGAGCCTGCGAGGACTGCAGCTGTTGAAAGTATTTTAGAACGAAACCAAAATGCTTTCAGGTCAAAAACCGCTAACAGCTTGCATGTAACCCCAGATATTAAGGTATGCAGGCTATAGTTGCTAGAATGTTTCCCTTTTTCTCAGGCTATAGTTTGAAATTAGGTGGAAGTAGGATTTGTTTCTGTTGTTCTTCAATATTGTCTTGTAACATGGGTTTTATATCACTGAAATTGGTCTTGGTGCGACTTAAGGTTCAGAAAAAGGGCACTACATCCGTAAGAAAACAACAAAAGGGGTGCCATTGTAAGAAAACATTTTGCCTAAAGAAATATTGCGAGTGCTTCCAAGCTAAGATCCTCTGTTCTGAACATTGTAAATGCTTGGACTGCAAGAACGTAGACGGATTTGAGGAGAGTATACTATCACCTCAGAAACATTATGACGCAGAAACCTCTGTCAAGAGGGCCAGGGAGACATCTTCTTCAATATCAACTAAAAAAGAAGGCCAGGTACTCTTCTCGTCCTAATGCTA is a window from the Cannabis sativa cultivar Pink pepper isolate KNU-18-1 chromosome 1, ASM2916894v1, whole genome shotgun sequence genome containing:
- the LOC115707834 gene encoding protein tesmin/TSO1-like CXC 7 isoform X6 gives rise to the protein MEVPGKNQMRRSRGRYRRSRFRAKNLVKQLDFSMSGSLSLDPSSSSLNHFKSPAKPNLELYLSPPIEPFTENIESSAVQPQAQIGIEEDNGPQEHQGQCRCKLTKCLKMYCECFASGFYCNGCNCIDCHNNIKNEPARTAAVESILERNQNAFRSKTANSLHVTPDIKVQKKGTTSVRKQQKGCHCKKTFCLKKYCECFQAKILCSEHCKCLDCKNVDGFEESILSPQKHYDAETSVKRARETSSSISTKKEGQGNPLVTFRAPPAFSANALECRSWQASITTDSIKRICSNMFVGAHADRILTAAIFNHEVGKFGEGFVTRKHRA
- the LOC115707834 gene encoding protein tesmin/TSO1-like CXC 7 isoform X5, which encodes MEVPGKNQMRRSRGRYRRSRFRAKNLVKQLDFSMSGSLSLDPSSSSLNHFKSPAKPNLELYLSPPIEPFTENIESSAVQPQAQIGIEEDNGPQEHQGQCRCKLTKCLKMYCECFASGFYCNGCNCIDCHNNIKNEPARTAAVESILERNQNAFRSKTANSLHVTPDIKVQKKGTTSVRKQQKGCHCKKTFCLKKYCECFQAKILCSEHCKCLDCKNVDGFEESILSPQKHYDAETSVKRARETSSSISTKKEGQGNPLVTFRAPPAFSANALECRFIYLETYFSFMRTSYSFIILTLFIIIVGTTRSWQASITTDSIKRICSNMFVGAHADRILTAAIFNHEVGKFGEGFVTRKHRA